Proteins from one Podospora pseudoanserina strain CBS 124.78 chromosome 1, whole genome shotgun sequence genomic window:
- a CDS encoding hypothetical protein (COG:S; EggNog:ENOG503P3I0), with the protein MAAIDPTKVGKYPVILSPELLGKPSKETYTGIRYNHRPTLSSDTAPNTAHLKKSAKDGSYNIGFDDKGDRYQYNGVRTAEDNNYTLIFDPTRQAFILHRVDSMFHMNLTRTPTDNVETLRDKFPQLEIKNGGSSAASGSKPPPTQAKGKAAASKAAASKLKEDPPAKAKPAARGAAAKNTPAAKNTPEAKGKGKGKVEKKGAEALFLPDPNAASPAAPSLPMPSVPEEKREVPPPKKKVDDDEDDEDDDDDDFGLTIEYPDAKPPPPTTFQPAASLNRRFSEFDKGAYEEEEEHNHEEDFRHFQQLREESEEDEEYDFEEVAPAPSAPVSSYDSQPRVPVEEPEKYTFDAGSSDEDEEAEVDPMQGDLEAELEAAFGEMDENDRGNESEVSEEE; encoded by the exons ATGGCCGCTATCGACCCCACAAAGGTGGGAAAATACCCAGTAATCCTCAGTCCTGAGCTGCTGGGGAAGCCATCCAAGGAAACATACACAGGCATTCGGT ATAACCACCGACCAACGCTCTCGTCAGACACAGCTCCGAACACAGCCCATCTCAAGAAGTCCGCCAAAGACGGTTCCTACAACATTGGCTTCGACGACAAGGGCGACAGATATCAATACAATGGCGTACGAACTGCCGAAGACAACAACTATACCCTCATATTTGATCCCACGCGCCAGGCCTTCATACTGCACCGCGTCGATTCCATGTTCCACATGAATCTGACAAGGACGCCAACGGATAATGTGGAAACATTACGAGACAAGTTCCCCCAACTGGAGATCAAGAATGGCGGTTCATCTGCTGCCTCTGGTTCCAAGCCGCCGCCAACACAAGCGAAGGGCAAGGCGGCAGCCTCGAAAGCGGCGGCATCCAAACTCAAAGAAGACCCTCCAGCCAAGGCCAAGCCGGCAGCCAGAGGCGCCGCGGCCAAAAACacaccagcagcaaagaATACGCCAGAGGCCAAGGGTAAAGGAAAGGGCAAAgtggaaaagaagggggcggAAGCTCTCTTTCTACCGGATCCCAACGCCGCCTCGCCCGCCGCACCATCTCTTCCCATGCCATCTGTTCCTGAGGAGAAGCGTGaagtaccaccaccaaagaagaaagtcgatgatgacgaggatgatgaggacgacgacgacgatgatttTGGTCTCACAATCGAATATCCCGACGCCAAGCCCCCACCGCCTACGACTTTCCAGCCTGCTGCGTCTCTCAATAGACGCTTTTCAGAGTTTGACAAGGGCGCCtacgaagaagaggaagagcatAATCACGAGGAAGACTTCCGGCATTTTCAGCAACTTCGCGAGGAGtcagaggaggacgaggagtatgattttgaggaggtggcgcCGGCTCCGAGTGCTCCGGTTTCGAGCTACGATTCTCAGCCTAGagtgccggtggaggagcctGAAAAGTACACTTTTGATGCGGGCTCGTcagatgaagatgaggaagccgaggtggATCCGATGCAGGGTGATTTGGAGGCGGAGCTTGAGGCAGCCTTtggggagatggatgagaaCGACAGAGGTAACGAGAGTGAGGTAAGCGAGGAGGAGTGA
- a CDS encoding hypothetical protein (CAZy:GH76; COG:G; EggNog:ENOG503NXU9), with translation MASTTIQGPRCARQPGSSRTTPMATTRTWLTASLLSISQLTAAYTLDLSSTDSLKSVASSMTEDMMSFYSGDKPGGTPGLLPQPYYWWEAGALMGALIDYWYYTGDTRWNALATEGLLFQTGPNNDYMPPNQTVTEGNDDQGFWGMAVMTAAEYNFDNPPPGKPQWLSLAQAVFNTQAARWDAEDCGGGLRWQIFTWNNGYDYKNSISQACFFNLAARLALYTGNQSYADWADKAWDWMVATNLINPEYYYIYDGTHTNNCSEITPYQWTYNAGAFLLGAAALYNYTTGPVQSVWRDRVDGLLNGTSVFFTGPNKDIMTEVACEPVDLCDLDQQSFKAYLSRWMAATTKWAPWTYDRIKPLLQSSAQAAAGTCRGGANGRMCGLKWNQGPKWDGSTGVGQQMAAMEVVLGNMIGQRHGPVTDRKGGTSKGDPGAGGQDMGRNDPLQRAGAWPPVSQGGRAGAWILMLLTVLGVVGGCVFVLVDEGNGMEEQIEGVGDVVTVAGGMGRRRDGNKLRKESPNILGAMVAAGSLEKERGGAVNRSDSDRTLRGDEDGMGAEHVDKPVGEPPIIKVPHPRNRKPLRTTLLAKQHQRQWSKSRRNYWGDNDGSGETVVGDLVKDQIVDNNNRVEAVSAPPPKKRRQSDPGSDSNKDKVTLPEKRAVEEGG, from the exons AtggcatccaccaccatacAAGGGCCGAGATGCGCTCGACAACCCGGGTCTAGCAGGACGACACCCATGGCAACGACGCGGACATGGCTGACAGCCAGTCTACTGTCGATCTCGCAGCTCACTGCAGCTTACACACTTGATTTGAGCTCAACGG ACTCTCTCAAATCCGTCGCGAGCTCCATGACCGAAGACATGATGTCATTCTACTCAGGAGACAAACCAGGGGGCACCCCTGGTTTGCTCCCACAGCCATACTACT GGTGGGAAGCAGGAGCCCTCATGGGCGCTCTAATTGACTACTGGTACTACACCGGTGACACCCGCTGGAACGCCCTCGCCACCGAAggcctcctcttccaaaccGGCCCCAATAACGACTACATGCCCCCCAACCAAACCGTCACCGAAGGAAACGACGACCAAGGCTTCTGGGGCATGGCCGTCATGACGGCCGCCGAGTACAACTTTGACAACCCACCCCCGGGCAAACCACAATggctctccctcgcccaagcTGTCTTCAACACCCAGGCCGCCCGCTGGGACGCTGAGgactgcggcggcggcctccGGTGGCAGATCTTCACCTGGAACAACGGCTACGACTACAAGAACTCCATATCCCAAGCTTGCTTTTTCAACCTGGCTGCCCGGCTGGCCCTGTACACAGGGAACCAGTCCTACGCCGACTGGGCAGACAAAGCCTGGGACTGGATGGTGGCTaccaacctcatcaatcCAGAGTACTACTACATCTACGACGGCACCCACACCAACAACTGCTCCGAAATAACCCCCTACCAGTGGACTTACAATGCTGGCGCATTTTTGCTGGGTGCGGCGGCATTGTACAATTACACCACCGGCCCTGTCCAGTCCGTCTGGAGAGACCGTGTCGACGGCCTGTTGAACGGCACCTCTGTCTTCTTCACCGGCCCCAACAAGGACATCATGACCGAAGTCGCCTGCGAGCCCGTCGACCTCTGTGACCTCGACCAGCAGTCTTTCAAAGCTTACCTCTCCCGCTGGATGGCCGCCACGACTAAATGGGCGCCTTGGACATACGACAGGATCAAGCCGCTGCTGCAGTCTTCTGCCCAAGCTGCCGCGGGAACGTGTAGGGGAGGGGCAAATGGACGAATGTGCGGGCTGAAGTGGAATCAGGGGCCCAAGTGGGATGGGAGCACGGGGGTGGGGCAGCAGATGGCGGccatggaggtggtgttggggaatATGATTGGGCAGAGGCATGGTCCGGTGACTGATCGAAAGGGGGGGACGAGTAAAGGGGAtccgggggcgggggggcaGGATATGGGACGGAATGATCCATTGCAGCGGGCGGGTGCGTGGCCGCCGGTTAGTCAGGGGGGTAGGGCGGGGGCGTGGATACTGATGTTGCTGActgttttgggggttgttggcgggtgtgtttttgttttggtagATGAAGGGAATGGGATGGAGGAGCAGATTGAGGGGGTCGGGGACGTGGTTACTGTTGCTggcgggatggggaggaggagagatgggaataagttgaggaaggagagtCCGAATATTTTGGGGGcgatggtggcggcggggtcgttggagaaggagaggggcGGGGCGGTGAATAGAAGCGATAGTGATAGAACgctgaggggggatgaggatgggatgggggcggAACACGTGGACAAGCCGGTGGGGGAGCCGCCTATTATCAAGGTGCCTCATCCGAGGAATAGGAAGCCGTTGAGGACGACGTTGCTGGCGAAGCAGCATCAGAGGCAGTGGTCGAAGTCGAGGCGGAATTATTGGGGAGATAATGATGGAAGTGGGGaaacggtggtgggggatcTTGTCAAAGACCAAATTGTTGATAACAATAACCGTGTTGAAGCCGTCAGTGCGCCACcgccaaagaagagaaggcAATCAGACCCCGGGTCAGACAGCAATAAGGATAAGGTCACGCTTCCCGAGAAAAGGGCcgtcgaggaagggggttag
- a CDS encoding hypothetical protein (COG:S; EggNog:ENOG503NY68), whose product MQSSSHPPGMPQRPPSPSPSQLPPIPGSPTYSYASTAQPSLSQFNLPLPPPPRPAHAVLTKADLESSQTAYADLLTTAKAYRLALASLSTAASAFGSALEACARLKEARAEPLGPINPGLLANGNTVGGSLSSSFHAGGGLQGSNNANPPPLNLNSNVMSKNACTADALLTVAGLQHLVANHKHILSETVYRSFEVPLLHELDKWRGAVEDEEESYASAVAVQSKEINRLEKEGLKLHKQKRRDVNMFRNHLVELTTKLDGLTFLHGEHARTLLRESQETSARIVEASCSLVRAEVDIFESLARKGVD is encoded by the coding sequence ATGCAatcttcctcccatcccccgGGGATGCCACAAcggccaccctccccctctccaagccaacttccccccatcccaggCTCGCCAACCTACTCCtacgcctccaccgcccaaccctccctctcccagtTCAACCTCCCCttaccaccccctccccgaccagcCCACGCAGTCCTCACCAAAGCCGACCTCGAAAGCTCCCAAACTGCCTACGCCGATTTGCTCACAACCGCCAAAGCCTACCGCCTCGCCCTCGCTTCCCTGTCCACGGCCGCCAGCGCCTTCGGCTCCGCCCTCGAAGCATGCGCCCGCCTCAAAGAAGCCCGCGCCGAACCGCTCGGTCCGATCAACCCAGGGTTGTTAGCAAACGGCAACACAGTCGGCGGCTCGCTCTCCAGCTCTTTCCACGCCGGTGGCGGCCTCCAAGGCAGTAacaacgccaaccccccaccgctcaacctcaacagcaacgtCATGAGCAAAAACGCCTGCACGGCTGACGCCCTCTTGACGGTGGCTGGTCTGCAGCACCTGGTCGCAAACCACAAGCACATCCTCTCCGAGACGGTCTACCGCTCTTTTGAAGTGCCCCTGCTTCACGAGCTGGATAAATGGCGGGGCGcggtcgaggacgaggaggagagctaTGCGTCTGCCGTGGCGGTTCAAAGCAAGGAAATCAACCgccttgagaaggagggacTAAAACTCCACaagcagaagaggagggatgtGAACATGTTTCGGAACCACCTTGTCGAGCTGACCACCAAACTAGACGGGCTGACGTTCTTGCACGGGGAACACGCGAGGACGCTGCTGAGGGAAAGTCAGGAGACGAGTGCGAGGATTGTGGAGGCGAGTTGCTCTCTTGTGCGGGCAGAGGTGGACATCTTTGAGAGCTTGGCACGCAAAGGGGTGGAC
- a CDS encoding hypothetical protein (EggNog:ENOG503Q3M6; COG:I) — translation MFDTWVLRRPAFFILPSIVIIVALLMSASSPALSLLSLPQILTKLKTFLPVSYFNTPTTAPLSTLSTTPSVSSTTTISQPPKMPKAPVYFFSHGGPDVQYNTTHPVYPVLQSIGKEITQKVKPSAVVVFSAHWQPENVGPDEIHVNNAEKTDLIYDFYGFPPHFYKATFPSTGSPSLASHIISLLAKSNIRARGLSRGLDHGVFSGFNVAFPPASNPLAVPLVQVSLFNSENPQAHFLLGEAVQSLREQNIVIICTGMTVHNLRDMRLAFGQPQPMPYAVSFDNALKEAVEQPDAEKRKEEMVRVLKRPDARQAHPWMDHLMPLYIAAGAAGGDRGRQTWTMHEASFAWAQYRFGELPEEK, via the exons ATGTTCGACACTTGGGTCCTTCGCCGTCCAGCTTTTTTCATCTTGCCATCTATTGTGATCATCGTAGCTCTTCTTATGAGTGCGTCTTCCCCGGCGTTGTCACTTTTATCTTTGCCACAAATCCTGACGAAGCTCAAGACTTTTTTGCCCGTTTCTTATTTTAATACTCCAACCACTGCGCCTCTATCgaccctctccaccaccccatcgGTCTCGTCAACGACAACAATCTCACAACCGCCCAAAATGCCAAAAGCACCAGTGTATTTCTTTAGCCATGGTGGC CCCGACGTCCAAtacaacaccacccaccccgtCTACCCCGTCCTCCAGTCCATCGGCAAGGAAATCACCCAAAAAGTCAAGCCCTCCGCCGTGGTAGTCTTCTCCGCCCACTGGCAGCCCGAAAACGTCGGCCCAGACGAAATCCACGTCAACAACGCCGAAAAGACCGATCTCATCTACGA CTTCTACGGCTTCCCCCCTCACTTCTACAAAGcaaccttcccctccaccggctCCCCCTCCTTAGCCTCCcacatcatctccctcctcgccaaatcCAACATCCGTGCCAGAGGCCTCTCCCGCGGCCTCGACCACGGCGTCTTCTCCGGCTTCAACGTGGCCTTCCCCCCGGCTTCCAACCCTTTGGCTGTGCCCCTCGTCCAGGTGTCCCTCTTCAACTCGGAAAACCCCCAGgcccacttcctcctcggcgaggCCGTCCAGTCCCTCCGCGAGCAAAACATTGTCATCATCTGCACAGGCATGACGGTCCACAACCTGCGGGACATGCGCCTCGCCTTCGGGCAGCCTCAACCCATGCCGTACGCCGTGTCGTTTGACAATGCCCTCAAGGAGGCTGTCGAGCAGCCTGATGctgagaagaggaaagaagaaaTGGTCAGGGTGTTGAAGAGGCCAGACGCGAGACAGGCGCATCCTTGGATGGATCATTTGATGCCGTTGTATATCgctgctggggcggcggggggggaCCGAGGAAGACAGACGTGGACGATGCACGAGGCTAGTTTTGCTTGGGCGCAGTACCGGTTTGGGGAGTTGCCTGAGGAGAAGTAG
- the NUP53 gene encoding Nucleoporin nup53 (EggNog:ENOG503P1EY): protein MAPLILHNVPDDELYVGDDGIKRPYAMVFPQQDGSLRARKAVNETGSFGKSTRRARSKTATPARKEDPTIAAADKIFSNWIANQAPINQAPAPSQSDRAAQNQRRPSLHPSTSQQNLSQNDEKVPPEAKFIKAKEPTEVILRGYRSAQQQYAAINHYEQLAGRICEDYSRDPPVESRRYKSELRDPAFARRKALTPEERAKVNKADSGLHWVKVTFESAEAAEAAIYASPQIILGHQVFAEPYTGLPPPRDEAVLDPSIAAGFGIQRTNSGRRQSQQQPRAGTAAAAGFNPAWLNPDSFDSGFSHTSSHTADTGTAASTDFETQPLSRTVTPPNPFAFDNIVAEQPRQQDKDADDFCRLIPEVRKVKLLPMEQALLPAPSVAQRVAHYVPFISWFNGAMIGTQVPRTELGEFDWVAASLYWKFLWWLDFLFGLFGGDIRKAADQDD from the exons ATGGCCCCATTAATCCTACACAACGTGCCAGACGACGAGCTGTACGTAGGAGACGACGGTATCAAGAGACCATATGCCATGGTCTTTCCACA GCAGGATGGCTCGCTGAGAGCGAGGAAGGCAGTCAACGAGACAGGGTCGTTTGGAAAGTCGACGCGACGGGCGAGGTCGAAAACCGCGACGCCTGCGAGAAAAGAAGATCCAACCATAGCCGCTGCCGATAAGATCTTTAGCAACTGGATCGCGAACCAAGCCCCCATCAACCAGGCCCCCGCGCCATCACAAAGCGACAGAGCTGCGCAGAACCAACGGCGTCCAAGTCTTCACCCATCGACTTCTCAGCAGAATCTCTCCCAAAACGACGAGAAGGTACCGCCAGAAGCCAAATTCATCAAGGCCAAAGAGCCAACCGAGGTCATACTGCGAGGGTACCGCTCCGCCCAACAGCAATatgccgccatcaaccactaCGAGCAGCTCGCAGGGAGAATATGCGAGGACTACTCGCGTGACCCCCCAGTGGAGAGCAGGCGATACAAGTCCGAACTCCGGGACCCAGCATTCGCCCGCCGGAAGGCCCTCACCCCAGAAGAACGCGCCAAGGTTAATAAAGCCGACAGTGGGTTGCACTGGGTGAAGGTCACCTTCGAGTCCGCCGAGGCCGCCGAAGCAGCCATCTATGCCTCTCCCCAAATCATCCTAGGTCATCAGGTCTTTGCCGAGCCATACACCGGCCTCCCACCTCCGCGCGACGAAGCCGTTCTCGACCCATCCATAGCCGCCGGCTTCGGCATCCAGCGCACCAACTCCGGCAGACGCCAgtcacaacaacagccccgAGCTGGCACCGCGGCCGCCGCAGGCTTCAACCCAGCCTGGCTCAACCCCGACAGCTTCGACTCTGGGTTCTCCCACACCTCTAGTCACACAGCAGACACCGGCACAGCCGCCTCTACCGACTTTGAGACACAGCCTCTCTCTCGAACCGTCACACCGCCCAACCCATTTGCCTTTGACAATATCGTCGCCGAGCAACCCCGGCAACAAGATAAAGATGCGGATGATTTCTGCCGGCTGATCCCCGAAGTGAGGAAGGTTAAGCTCCTTCCCATGGAACAAGCTCTCCTGCCCGCCCCGTCGGTCGCCCAGCGGGTAGCACACTACGTTCCCTTCATCAGCTGGTTCAACGGCGCCATGATCGGGACTCAGGTCCCACGAACCGAGCTTGGCGAGTTTGACTGGGTGGCTGCGAGTCTGTACTGGAAGtttttgtggtggttggatttcttgtttgggttgtttgggggtgatATCCGGAAGGCGGCAGACCAAGATGACTAA
- a CDS encoding hypothetical protein (MEROPS:MER0200434; COG:I; EggNog:ENOG503NZH9), whose product MTSLIRQPPLLFPATARHTATVIFIHGLGDTGHGWASAVENWRRRQRLDEVKFILPHAPHIPITCNWGMKMPGWYDIHTIDGNAESLRKNEDEAGILISQAYIHGLIQREIDAGIPAERIVVGGFSQGGAMSIFAGLTSKVKLAGIVALSSYLVLSLKFAELVPKPQVNQDTPIFMAHGDSDPVVNTQLGKKSYELLKEMGYKPTMKIYPDMGHSACLEELDDVEAFLRQRLPALGKEEKPEL is encoded by the exons ATGACATCCCTCATTAGACAAccgcccctcctcttccctgCAACAGCCAGGCACACGGCCACGGTCATTTTCATCCATGGCCTGGGTGACACCGGTCATGGTTGGGCCTCGGCGGTCGAGAACTGGCGTCGCCGGCAGCGTCTCGATGAAGTCAAGTTCATCCTGCCTCATGCTCCTCACATTCCAATCACCTGCAACTGGGGAATGAAGATGCCAGGATGGTATGATATT CACACGATAGACGGCAACGCCGAATCTCTCCGGAAAAACGAAGATGAGGCGGGCATTTTGATCTCTCAGGCCTACATTCACGGCCTGATCCAGAGAGAGATTGATGCCGGCATTCCAGCGGAACGGATCGTTGTCGGTGGCTTCTCCCAGGGCGGCGCTATGAGTATCTTTGCAGGCTTGACCTCCAAGGTGAAGCTGGCTGGCATTGTTGCTTTGTCTTCATACCTGGTCTTGAGCCTCAAGTTTGCCGAGTTGGTGCCAAAGCCTCAAGTGAACCAAGACACTCCCATCTTCATGGCCCATGGCGATTCGGACCCAGTGGTGAACACACAGTTGGGCAAGAAGTCGTATgagttgttgaaggagatggggtATAAGCCCACGATGAAGATTTACCC tgatatgggtcactcggCGTGCTTGGAGGAACTGGACGATGTCGAGGCCTTCTTGAGGCAAAGACTCCCTGCGctgggcaaggaggagaagcctgAGTTGTAG
- a CDS encoding hypothetical protein (EggNog:ENOG503P2JT) codes for MEEQRRQREGRAPEPKETKGQASVAQEPKYLLYIRLPFKRGDFVDPPLMDWNEEKSNALWSIISDNSRSGGNINCRERAVRATCCLVDERPQCVLTLCAYRASQFEVTVDFLIQMANYLTDRHASQIRAQMLKAATGRGSAAPSPIPGAEPSSHTTHYPQISEPLRRTGSASGRAPSSLSMRNDRKDIPSAPLPRQDAEYATTVGAGPSAAKPTTIPLRPAVSRNSSAGTTIPTQTQLGIRPAPSVTSTRSTGRYMSSFSYQQREGTDQDDTSTFGAAQPSVSASPAASESEEESDSDDSPVQSRIIRRPPRFSVYGDHRAGFDGLAEEDEDEPEPAFLPPPHQQQMDLGATLRGAPVGVTGGGEFSQTSDSSASSAAIVHRPGTALAAGGGRYPVAGQDHIHGTLSPRSRTAELREKGKGVSREGSDGTGTPSMGSSFSDLDGEFLHHPYLPFLSAGTNRACVCNRRFSHPVSPGRSPREPNARRHHREQDERHRACDQESVFAQKPKVTRGEALRVGEEGGGGGFMREFV; via the exons ATGGAGGAGCAACGACGACAGAGAGAGGGCCGGGCCCCAGAGCCCAAAGAAACCAAGGGGCAGGCGAGCGTAGCGCAGGAACCCAAGTACCTGCTCTACATTCGCTTGCCCTTCAAGCGCGGCGATTTCGTCGATCCGCCGCTG ATGGACTGGAACGAAGAGAAGTCAAACGCGCTTTGGAGTATCATCTCCGATAACTCACGCTCAGGTGGAAATATCAACT GCAGGGAACGAGCTGTAAGAGCCACATGTTGCCTTGTCGATGAAAGACCTCAGTGTGTACTAACACTGTGTGCTTATAGAGCTTCACAATTCGAGGTGACCGTCGATTTCCTTATTCAGATGGCAAACTACCTCACAGATCGCCATGCAAGCCAAATCCGCGCTCAGATGCTCAAGGCAGCCACAGGTAGGGGTtctgctgctccttcacCCATCCCCGGCGCCGAGCCTTCTTCCCACACCACCCATTATCCTCAGATATCGGAGCCCCTGAGACGCACTGGTTCGGCCAGTGGCAgagctccttcttctctttctaTGCGCAATGATCGCAAAGATATTCCGTCTGCTCCTCTCCCAAGACAGGACGCAGAGTATGCCACCACCGTCGGAGCCGGCCCTTCTGCAgccaagcccaccaccatccctctccgccctgcCGTCTCGCGCAACTCATCCGCCGGCACTACTATCCCAACCCAGACCCAGCTCGGCATCAGACCAGCCCCTTCTGTCACCTCCACCCGATCTACAGGTCGTTACATGTCTTCTTTCTCGTATCAACAGCGCGAAGGAACAGATCAAGATGATACCTCCACCTTCGGCGCCGCCCAGCCTTCTGTCTCCGCCAGCCCAGCTGCCTCAGAAAGCGAAGAGGAATCGGACTCTGACGACTCCCCCGTCCAGAGCCGTATCATTCGACGTCCGCCCCGATTCTCCGTTTACGGCGACCACCGCGCTGGATTTGACGGCCTtgccgaagaagacgaggatgagcCCGAGCCTGCGTTCTTACCGcccccacatcaacaacagatGGATTTGGGCGCTACACTGAGAGGTGCCCCTGTTGGTGTCACCGGCGGTGGCGAGTTCAGCCAAACATCCGATTCATCAGCTAGTTCAGCGGCTATCGTTCACCGTCCTGGAACTGCCCTGGCAGCCGGTGGGGGTAGATACCCTGTTGCCGGTCAAGATCACATTCATGGGACACTATCCCCGAGAAGCAGAACGGCCGAGCtgagagagaaaggaaagggggtttCCCGTGAGGGCAGCGACGGCACGGGCACTCCCAGCATGGGGAGCAGTTTTAgtgatcttgatggtgagTTTTTACATCATCCCTACCTACCCTTTCTTTCAGCCGGTACCAATCGTGCGTGTGTGTGCAATAGACGCTTCAGTCACCCAGTCAGCCCTGGAAGAAGCCCTCGCGAGCCGAATGCAAGACGGCACCATCGGGAGCAGGATGAGCGTCATCGGGCATGCGATCAAGAGTCGGTATTTGCCCAAAAGCCCAAAGTCACCCGAGGGGAAGCGTTGagagtgggagaggagggcgggggggggggattcATGCGAGAGTTTGTATGA